A window of Halobacillus naozhouensis genomic DNA:
ACCTAACCAAAACACGGATAGCGGTTGTGTACGTCGAGGGGATTGCCAATAAAGAAAATATTAATACCGTCCTACAGCGCTTAGACGATATTCAATATGATCAGATTATTGATAGTTCATTTATTACTCAAATGGTTTCGGATAACTCAAACTCTCCATTCCCACAATTATTAGATACCGAACGTCCAGATCGTGTAGTTGGGACGCTTGTAGAAGGAAAGGTTGGCATCGTGGTAGACGGATCGCCGCATGCTCTGACCGCACCGACTACCATTACTGAATTCTTTTCATCTTCAGATGACTACTTTTTACCATGGCATTTAGCAACAGCTTTCCGTTTGATCCGGTTATTTGCCATCTTCTTTTCCGTTTTAAGTACGCCCTTATATGTAGCGATATTAACGTATCATCATGAAATGATTCCGCAGGAGCTTTTAGCTACGATTAGCTCCTCAAGAGCCGATATTCCTTTCCCGCCCATTCTTGAGGTAATCATCCTGGAGTTAACAATTGAATTATTAAGGGAAGCTGGAGCGCGTCTCCCAAGTAAAATCGGCCAAACCATCGGTATTGTTGGGGGTATCGTTATTGGGACAGCTGCAGTTGAGGCAGGTCTTACCAGTAACGTGCTACTAATTACCGTCGCATTAGCAGCGCTGGCATCCTTTACAACCCCGGTCTATCAAATTGGTAATACGGTCCGCCTTGTTCGTTTTCCCTTTATTATTGGAGCACAAATGTGGGGATTAGTTGGAGTTTCTATGTGTATGGGATTCTTTCTTGGTCATCTGATGAATTTGCAGTCGATCGGAAGACCCTTTTTCGCTCCATTGTATCCGCTCAGGTTCCATGACTTGAAGGATGCATTTGTTCGATTGCCATTTAACAAGCAAAAGAAACGACCTATGCAAATGCGCCCGGTCCATTCAGCCCGATTTAACCCGGAATTGGTTAAGGGAAAGAGGGATATTGATGAATAAACACTCGCGTCCTATCGAAGGTCTCTCAATCCCTGAATATCTCATGATTACACCAACGTATGTCTTTTTTTTAATAAATGCGATGCAAGTTGGAGTAGGGATTCTGGGGTTTGAAACGTACATTGCTAGATATGCTGGTTTTGATGCATGGATTTCGATACTAATAAGTGGTGTATGCATTCATGTCCTGGTATGGATGATTTACCATATCCTTCAGGATAGTAAAGGAGATATCGTTTCAGTTCATAGAAATATTTTCGGTAAATATTTTGGCGGATTTTTAAGTATGCTCCTAAGCCTCTATTTTCTCATGCTAACCTTAACAGTTCTAAGATCATTTATAGAGGTTATTGAAGTTTGGATTTTCCCTGAATTGCAGCTTTGGCTCTTTACGTTTGTTTTTGTGATGATTGTCTACTACTTCGTGGCAAGTGGTTTCCGTGTCGTCACCGGTGTATGTTTAATCAGTGTAGTATTGGGACTCCCGATTTTATTGTTAAAATTCTTCCCGATTATGGAAGGAGATGTGATGAATCTTTATCCCGTTGTTGATCATAGTATCGGGGAAATTCTCGGTGGAACGAAACAGAGCGTCCTTAGCTTTCTCGGGTTTGAACTATTACTGGTTTTCTATCCATTTATAAAAAATCCGCACGCATCTAAAAGTTGGGCACACTTCGCTGTGTTTTTCACGGTTTCGATTTACCTAATAACAGCCATTACGTCGTTTATTTATTTTAGTGAGGGCCAACTTCAATATGTTATATGGGGAACCATCACTCTTTGGAAGATCGTCGAGTTTCCATTTATTGAACGATTTGAATATATTGGTATCGCCATGTGGTTTTATGTTGTTTTACCCAACATAGCATTAGCCTTATGGTCCGCAAGCCGTATTCCAAAACGCGTGTTAAAGATAAAACAAAAATATGTGCTGGCCCTCTTTAGTATTACTCTTGTCGTAGTATGTAGTTTATTTACGGACCGTCAGGCTATTGACACGCTTAACAGTATTACCAGCCGAATCGGGTTTTATATTTTGTTGTACATTCCGATATTATTCGTTCTGTCGAAAATCATGGTTAAAGTGAGGAATCGAGATGAAATATAAGTGGTTATGTCCATCAATCATTGCCTGCTTAATGTTACTTACGAGCTGTATGCCTAACGTGAGTGTGGAAGATGCAGCTATTGTCCAAATAGCCGGGTATGATTTTGTCGATAAGGACCAAATTAAAGGGACTTTTGCTGTTGCTCAGTATACTAAAAGTGAGCAGAAAACGTCTGCTAATGAAGTATATTTATCGACTACGGCAAATACCGTTAAAAATATCCATGCTAAGTTGCAGAGACAATCATCGAGACCGATATCCACAGGGAAATTGACCATCGCTTTATATGATAAGGAACTCGCTAAGGATGGTATGTCCAAGTTTATTGACTCGTTAAGCCGTGACCCCAGGATCGGGAGAGACATTCTACTTGCGATTGTAGATGGAAGCACGGAAGAAATGGTCAAAATGAAATATGAGCAAAATAATACAACGGCAAGCTATATGAAGGGGATGATCGAACACAACATGTATAGCAATTTCCCGAATACCAATCTGCATAATTACTTACATGCCTATTTCGGGCAGGGGATTGATGGTTTCCTTCCTTATCTGGAAAAGATAAAGGATCATATAAAGCTTAAGGGGATTGCATTTTTAAAAGACGGCCGTTTAGCCCACACAATTCCTTATTCAAAAAGCTTATTCTTTAAAATGATGAAGGAAGAAGTAAGGGAGGGAGTGCAAGAAATGAACTTCCAAGGGGAGGGAGTCATGATGGAAAGTATCAGTTCAGATGTGGAGATTCATATTAAGGGAGAGACCGAAAATCCTGAATTTCTAGTTAAACTTAATGTGAGAGGGATTGTCAACGAAGTTTCCAATCTGTCCCATTCATCAACTCCTCCACTCGTTGAAAAAATAGAAAAGGAGTTTACGAAATTTTTCAACGAGCAATGTACCGCTTTAGTTCATGAGTTTCAGGAACAAAATATTGACCCAATTGGTTTTGGAAATGCGTTAAAAAACCGAAGAAGAAATGTCGACATGAAAAAGTGGCAGGAGCAATACCCTGAAGTACCTATTGAGGTGGAAATACAATTAGAAATTACCGAAACAGGAATATCTACTTAAGCAAAGGTGGACACAATTCACAAAGGATTGTGTGCGTTTCTTATGAAAGTCTTTAAAGAGACATTTCCCGGGAAATAACGTCGGACTTTACCAAATTTCGAAAAAAACCGCTGCTTCTTCTAGCAGCGGTTGATTACTGTTTAGCAATATTTGTTATAAGCAGTTGTTAAATTGCTGACTATCTCTTCAACATCATGATCTTCAATT
This region includes:
- a CDS encoding spore germination protein, which gives rise to MFNWMKKKKGKKGDGSTQKEMLKNKQQEQSFQDLFDLAKDSKDFIVYHHTGRTKCVLSYYKTLSGSKFLNDSILPPLKKHTLLTLEDIKEKVPVENAYISKDLKKIKENITQGFVIIRLNEMDEEVLLIPATKNEGRSISIPEVEYSVVGPKEAFVENLDQNMNLIRKRLPIPELTMREVTVGNLTKTRIAVVYVEGIANKENINTVLQRLDDIQYDQIIDSSFITQMVSDNSNSPFPQLLDTERPDRVVGTLVEGKVGIVVDGSPHALTAPTTITEFFSSSDDYFLPWHLATAFRLIRLFAIFFSVLSTPLYVAILTYHHEMIPQELLATISSSRADIPFPPILEVIILELTIELLREAGARLPSKIGQTIGIVGGIVIGTAAVEAGLTSNVLLITVALAALASFTTPVYQIGNTVRLVRFPFIIGAQMWGLVGVSMCMGFFLGHLMNLQSIGRPFFAPLYPLRFHDLKDAFVRLPFNKQKKRPMQMRPVHSARFNPELVKGKRDIDE
- a CDS encoding GerAB/ArcD/ProY family transporter, translated to MNKHSRPIEGLSIPEYLMITPTYVFFLINAMQVGVGILGFETYIARYAGFDAWISILISGVCIHVLVWMIYHILQDSKGDIVSVHRNIFGKYFGGFLSMLLSLYFLMLTLTVLRSFIEVIEVWIFPELQLWLFTFVFVMIVYYFVASGFRVVTGVCLISVVLGLPILLLKFFPIMEGDVMNLYPVVDHSIGEILGGTKQSVLSFLGFELLLVFYPFIKNPHASKSWAHFAVFFTVSIYLITAITSFIYFSEGQLQYVIWGTITLWKIVEFPFIERFEYIGIAMWFYVVLPNIALALWSASRIPKRVLKIKQKYVLALFSITLVVVCSLFTDRQAIDTLNSITSRIGFYILLYIPILFVLSKIMVKVRNRDEI
- a CDS encoding Ger(x)C family spore germination protein, giving the protein MKYKWLCPSIIACLMLLTSCMPNVSVEDAAIVQIAGYDFVDKDQIKGTFAVAQYTKSEQKTSANEVYLSTTANTVKNIHAKLQRQSSRPISTGKLTIALYDKELAKDGMSKFIDSLSRDPRIGRDILLAIVDGSTEEMVKMKYEQNNTTASYMKGMIEHNMYSNFPNTNLHNYLHAYFGQGIDGFLPYLEKIKDHIKLKGIAFLKDGRLAHTIPYSKSLFFKMMKEEVREGVQEMNFQGEGVMMESISSDVEIHIKGETENPEFLVKLNVRGIVNEVSNLSHSSTPPLVEKIEKEFTKFFNEQCTALVHEFQEQNIDPIGFGNALKNRRRNVDMKKWQEQYPEVPIEVEIQLEITETGIST